In Hydrogenovibrio marinus, a single genomic region encodes these proteins:
- a CDS encoding acetyl-CoA carboxylase carboxyltransferase subunit alpha — protein MKLDFLDFEQPIAELEAKIDELRHLDGKDMNLIHEVTALEEKSRSLTESIFSKLSDVQVAQVARHPQRPFLLDYIKEIFSDFTELHGDRAFADDPAIVGGLARIDGRAVMVIGQEKGRDTKEKIYRNFGMPRPEGYRKALRLMKMAERFGLPILTFIDTPGAYPGINAEERGQSEAIARNLIEMSELKVPVICTVIGEGGSGGALAIGVGDVTMMMEYSTYSVISPEGCASILWKDAANAADAATALGITSKRLKELGLIDAIIPEPLGGAHRNPQQAALTLKQALVDQLDLMENRAIDQLVDSRYQRYMKYGNFELA, from the coding sequence ATGAAGTTAGATTTTTTGGATTTTGAACAACCTATTGCAGAGCTTGAAGCCAAAATTGATGAGTTGCGCCATCTAGATGGTAAAGATATGAATTTAATTCATGAAGTAACGGCGCTAGAAGAGAAGAGTAGAAGTCTGACAGAGTCTATTTTTAGTAAACTTTCTGATGTGCAGGTTGCTCAAGTTGCTAGACATCCGCAACGCCCATTCTTGTTAGATTACATTAAAGAAATTTTTTCGGACTTCACCGAATTGCACGGAGATAGAGCTTTTGCTGATGATCCAGCAATTGTTGGTGGTTTAGCGCGTATTGATGGCCGTGCAGTTATGGTTATCGGTCAAGAAAAAGGTAGAGATACCAAAGAGAAAATCTATCGTAACTTTGGTATGCCTAGACCTGAAGGTTACCGTAAAGCCCTTCGATTAATGAAAATGGCTGAGCGTTTCGGATTGCCGATCTTAACCTTTATTGACACTCCTGGTGCCTACCCTGGAATTAATGCTGAAGAACGTGGTCAGTCAGAAGCGATTGCTCGCAATCTGATTGAAATGTCTGAATTGAAAGTTCCAGTTATCTGTACTGTTATCGGAGAAGGTGGATCTGGTGGTGCATTGGCAATCGGTGTTGGCGACGTCACTATGATGATGGAATACAGCACTTATTCAGTGATTTCTCCGGAAGGGTGTGCCTCTATCCTATGGAAAGATGCCGCTAATGCTGCTGATGCTGCGACAGCACTCGGGATTACATCTAAGAGATTGAAAGAACTAGGATTGATTGATGCAATTATTCCTGAACCTTTAGGTGGCGCTCATAGAAATCCTCAGCAAGCTGCGTTAACGCTGAAACAGGCTTTGGTTGATCAGCTGGATTTGATGGAGAATAGAGCCATTGATCAGCTGGTCGACAGTCGTTACCAACGTTACATGAAATACGGTAACTTTGAACTGGCATAA
- the ycaO gene encoding 30S ribosomal protein S12 methylthiotransferase accessory factor YcaO: MVEQTYIKGKDACLEDSILKMHQLLEKAGFEIEEASWLNPVPNIYSLHIRDKNCPALFTNGKGASRKACLASALGEFFERLETNYFFSDFFLGSQAIKTHDWLYFPNEKAIEPKKFKDVLTPSLWQFYDPYGEMAATDFLSLNDSANTIRCLPMRQVSTGKTIYFPMNLFSNLYASNGLCAGNTHVEAQVQGLSEVFERWVKRKILIDSLCIPEVPEHVVLKYPQVVEARKKLIEQGVEVSIRDASLGGKYPVMNVTLFDQSSGQCFASFGAHPIFEVALERTLTESLQGRSLSNLDGFQTPIFDEQLVADDENIENHFIDSSGLIHAKFISDQYDYEFCEWDFSGTTQEQFDFLVKAIHQEGSDVYVGEYEHFGVPASRIVVPGMSEVFPLQELVDNNQNRGRELREALDNLADNFSTQQFEKTLDALSELAFSDHQGVANLIGLLPDGDSYWKKFKIVELEMWCLLAVKDYEQAQERLQDCFYFVDDEDMKVLYKALSFALEIVLSDEMEFYSFEMQKKLFGAELVDRVWRYIEGEAYLADLPIGNKAFELSKSHQVLLNVYRGIQDVKQKAI; encoded by the coding sequence ATGGTTGAACAAACATATATAAAAGGCAAAGATGCCTGTCTTGAAGATTCAATTTTGAAAATGCATCAGTTGTTAGAAAAAGCTGGTTTTGAAATCGAGGAAGCATCATGGTTAAACCCTGTTCCAAATATCTATTCTTTACATATCCGTGATAAAAACTGCCCGGCGCTCTTTACAAATGGAAAGGGAGCTAGTCGAAAAGCCTGTTTGGCGAGCGCTTTGGGAGAGTTTTTTGAACGGTTGGAAACTAACTATTTTTTCTCAGATTTCTTCTTAGGTAGCCAAGCAATTAAAACTCACGATTGGCTCTACTTTCCAAATGAAAAAGCGATCGAGCCTAAAAAATTTAAAGATGTTTTGACGCCAAGTCTTTGGCAATTCTATGACCCTTACGGAGAGATGGCCGCGACAGACTTTCTTAGTTTGAATGATAGTGCCAACACTATCCGTTGTTTACCTATGAGACAGGTATCGACAGGGAAAACCATATATTTCCCAATGAACTTGTTTAGTAATCTCTATGCCAGTAATGGGTTGTGTGCGGGTAATACGCATGTAGAGGCTCAAGTACAAGGGTTGTCGGAAGTTTTTGAACGCTGGGTAAAAAGAAAGATTTTGATAGATAGTTTATGCATTCCGGAAGTTCCTGAGCATGTTGTCCTAAAGTACCCACAAGTGGTTGAAGCAAGAAAAAAACTGATCGAGCAGGGCGTAGAGGTTTCTATTAGAGATGCTTCTCTTGGCGGGAAATATCCAGTTATGAACGTTACATTGTTTGATCAGAGTTCAGGGCAATGTTTTGCATCATTTGGAGCGCACCCTATTTTTGAAGTTGCACTAGAACGTACATTGACTGAATCTTTGCAAGGACGAAGTCTTTCCAATCTTGATGGTTTCCAAACGCCGATATTTGACGAACAATTGGTTGCTGATGATGAAAATATCGAAAACCACTTTATTGATTCAAGCGGGTTGATACACGCTAAATTTATTTCAGATCAATACGATTATGAGTTCTGCGAGTGGGATTTTAGCGGTACGACGCAGGAGCAGTTCGACTTTCTTGTTAAGGCGATACATCAAGAGGGTAGTGATGTTTATGTCGGTGAGTATGAGCACTTTGGCGTTCCTGCGAGCAGAATCGTGGTGCCTGGCATGTCTGAAGTGTTCCCACTACAAGAGTTGGTGGACAACAATCAGAATAGAGGTCGAGAGTTGCGTGAAGCGCTTGATAATCTTGCGGATAACTTTTCAACTCAGCAGTTTGAAAAAACTTTGGATGCCTTAAGTGAACTTGCTTTTTCAGATCATCAAGGTGTGGCAAATCTCATTGGTTTGTTGCCAGATGGTGATAGTTATTGGAAGAAGTTTAAAATTGTAGAGCTTGAAATGTGGTGTCTGTTGGCGGTAAAAGACTATGAACAAGCCCAAGAAAGACTACAGGATTGTTTTTATTTCGTTGATGATGAAGACATGAAAGTGCTATACAAAGCACTTTCATTTGCTTTGGAAATAGTGCTTAGCGATGAAATGGAATTCTATAGTTTTGAAATGCAGAAAAAACTTTTTGGTGCTGAGCTTGTGGATAGAGTGTGGCGCTATATAGAGGGTGAAGCTTACTTGGCCGATTTACCTATTGGCAACAAGGCATTCGAGCTCAGTAAAAGCCACCAAGTTTTGTTGAATGTTTACCGAGGAATTCAGGACGTTAAGCAAAAAGCTATTTAA
- the tsaB gene encoding tRNA (adenosine(37)-N6)-threonylcarbamoyltransferase complex dimerization subunit type 1 TsaB codes for MTNAQEPKILAIDTSTQACSVSLTCGGKSYTDFAMTPQTHANHVLQMVDSVLEQAGIEGNDLDCLALSEGPGAFTGIRIAAGVVQGLAFGWNKPVISISTLEAVAWPMLKNYSKSKVAACLDARMKELYLQICSLQEGKMISEPAQLLSEADALVKIQSESVLLGTGDIATEFSDLVAKFDQWEERLPTAEAIVEIAKQRVSSAKSVLDSVPLPVYLRNNVAEKPK; via the coding sequence ATGACTAACGCACAAGAACCCAAAATCCTTGCAATTGATACCTCTACTCAAGCCTGCTCAGTCAGTTTAACGTGTGGCGGCAAATCATATACTGATTTTGCAATGACTCCGCAAACGCATGCCAATCACGTTTTACAGATGGTTGACAGTGTGCTTGAACAAGCGGGAATTGAAGGTAACGATTTGGATTGTTTGGCGCTCAGTGAAGGACCTGGGGCATTTACTGGAATCCGTATTGCCGCTGGGGTGGTTCAAGGGTTGGCCTTTGGGTGGAACAAGCCTGTAATTTCCATTTCAACACTGGAAGCTGTTGCATGGCCCATGTTGAAAAATTATTCAAAAAGCAAGGTAGCGGCGTGCTTGGATGCCAGGATGAAAGAGTTATACTTGCAAATTTGCTCTTTGCAAGAGGGAAAAATGATTTCAGAACCCGCTCAATTGTTATCTGAAGCAGATGCACTGGTCAAAATTCAATCAGAGAGTGTTTTGTTAGGCACAGGAGATATTGCAACTGAGTTTTCTGACCTGGTAGCAAAGTTCGATCAATGGGAAGAAAGGTTGCCAACTGCTGAAGCAATAGTGGAAATAGCCAAGCAAAGAGTTTCATCTGCAAAAAGTGTTTTGGATAGCGTGCCTTTACCTGTGTATTTAAGAAATAATGTGGCAGAGAAGCCTAAATGA
- a CDS encoding ATP-dependent DNA helicase, whose amino-acid sequence MSLITETQDLLTNDAKLKRLITDFEVRSSQLEMSLEVAKSIEEKSVLLAEAGTGTGKTFAYLIPALLSGKKVIISTATKNLQEQLLSKDIPLIKQLCGFKGSVKLLKGRENYLCPQRLEIAETTEQNTRSVWQKLSLIHDWMEKTHAGDKAELNTLDENDPIWHKVCARLEFCQANGCHADSDCFYPKVKQDAVESDVLIVNHHLFCADLALRENGFGELLPEADVYIFDEAHQLPDIAAQFLGFTLSRGQFDELARDMRNAVVQEAKESADMLDAAKQLELSVQQFNEILGKWEKRWNWESFSAHAKSIDGLDAILDCLKKIEEGLKPFLDRGKSIAAVQKRAQDMADQLRRWLTSNSQNEVRWVDSSQARFRLNFTPMSVSEPFSKQRDILGGAWIFTSATLSVNGQFDYFSRRLGLEDGRALQWDSPFDYLKQGLIYHPVGLPDPKSPDYIKICLRAIWPLLQASEGNAFLLFTSHRALMEANSILKDHWDGSLFVQGDAPKHDLLLQFRKSERSILLGTSSFWEGVDVKGDDLKLVMIDRIPFIPPDDPVVQARETALKQQGLNAFYAFQIPEAIIALKQGTGRLIRSTEDKGVLVLCDPRIMTKPYGKAIINSLPRFRWVYEPTEAKQLLNDMSERTND is encoded by the coding sequence TTGTCTTTAATAACAGAAACTCAAGATCTGCTAACAAACGACGCTAAGCTTAAGCGGTTGATTACAGATTTTGAAGTGCGATCTTCTCAGCTAGAAATGTCTTTAGAGGTCGCGAAGTCCATTGAAGAAAAAAGTGTTTTGTTGGCGGAAGCAGGGACAGGGACAGGAAAAACCTTCGCCTATCTCATTCCCGCTTTGCTTTCCGGTAAAAAGGTCATTATTTCGACCGCAACCAAGAATTTGCAAGAACAACTACTTTCAAAAGATATTCCATTAATCAAACAATTGTGTGGCTTTAAGGGCTCAGTTAAGCTTTTGAAAGGTCGAGAAAACTATCTTTGCCCGCAACGGCTTGAGATTGCCGAAACAACAGAACAAAATACACGTTCTGTCTGGCAGAAACTATCTCTAATTCATGACTGGATGGAGAAAACGCATGCTGGTGATAAAGCAGAATTAAACACTCTTGATGAAAACGATCCTATATGGCATAAGGTGTGCGCCAGATTAGAGTTTTGTCAGGCAAATGGTTGTCATGCTGACTCAGATTGTTTTTATCCTAAAGTGAAGCAAGACGCTGTTGAGTCAGATGTCTTGATAGTCAATCACCACCTGTTTTGTGCGGATTTGGCATTAAGAGAAAATGGCTTCGGTGAGTTACTTCCAGAGGCTGATGTTTATATTTTTGATGAAGCACATCAGCTACCTGATATTGCAGCACAATTTCTTGGCTTTACCTTGTCCAGGGGACAGTTTGATGAACTGGCTAGAGATATGCGGAATGCTGTTGTTCAAGAGGCAAAAGAATCGGCAGACATGTTGGATGCAGCCAAGCAGTTAGAGCTCTCAGTGCAGCAGTTTAATGAAATACTCGGTAAATGGGAAAAACGTTGGAATTGGGAAAGTTTTTCGGCACACGCCAAATCAATAGATGGCTTGGACGCGATTCTTGATTGCCTTAAAAAGATAGAGGAGGGCCTCAAGCCTTTCCTTGATAGAGGCAAGTCAATTGCAGCTGTTCAAAAGCGTGCTCAGGATATGGCAGATCAATTGAGGCGTTGGTTAACCTCAAACTCACAAAATGAAGTGCGTTGGGTTGATTCTTCGCAGGCACGTTTTAGGCTGAACTTTACGCCGATGAGTGTGTCTGAACCTTTTAGCAAGCAAAGAGATATTTTAGGTGGCGCTTGGATTTTTACTTCGGCAACCTTAAGTGTAAATGGTCAGTTCGATTATTTTTCAAGACGATTAGGGCTTGAAGATGGGCGAGCACTACAGTGGGACAGCCCGTTTGATTATTTAAAACAAGGGTTGATCTACCATCCTGTTGGTTTACCTGACCCCAAATCCCCTGACTATATCAAGATATGCCTAAGAGCAATATGGCCGCTTCTGCAAGCCAGTGAAGGAAATGCATTTCTTTTATTTACCAGTCACCGGGCTTTGATGGAAGCCAATTCAATTTTGAAAGATCATTGGGATGGTAGTTTGTTTGTGCAAGGTGATGCGCCAAAGCATGATTTACTACTTCAATTCCGAAAATCAGAGCGATCAATCTTACTAGGTACAAGTAGCTTTTGGGAAGGTGTTGATGTGAAAGGGGATGATCTTAAACTGGTAATGATTGATAGGATTCCCTTTATTCCACCAGATGATCCTGTGGTTCAAGCAAGAGAAACCGCCCTTAAGCAGCAAGGGCTGAATGCATTTTATGCATTTCAGATTCCCGAGGCTATTATTGCTTTGAAGCAAGGAACAGGTAGGCTGATCCGTTCAACAGAAGACAAAGGGGTTTTGGTGCTGTGCGACCCCAGAATTATGACAAAACCTTATGGAAAAGCGATAATAAATAGTTTGCCAAGGTTTAGATGGGTCTACGAACCCACTGAGGCAAAGCAACTGTTAAATGATATGTCGGAAAGAACAAATGACTAA
- the ykgO gene encoding type B 50S ribosomal protein L36, with protein MKILSSLKSAKTRHKDCQVVRRRGKVYVINKTNPRFKARQR; from the coding sequence ATGAAAATTTTATCATCATTAAAATCAGCAAAAACACGTCATAAAGACTGCCAAGTCGTTAGACGTCGTGGAAAGGTTTATGTTATCAACAAAACCAACCCACGTTTCAAAGCACGTCAGCGCTAA
- a CDS encoding chemotaxis protein CheV translates to MSTTLEQVEKTAQLSKNNQLSLMVFQVQFPREGYEPPYYGMNVFKVREVLEGRAFEVSEMPEANPLIEGMVELRGVYLPVIDLPKWMGFDMTEEEKEKSIIIVSDFSHNFVGLRVAHIHGVEEKNWSDIKPASNYNINVNTNQVINHTYLENSDKLCFILDIEKLLIEAMPTMAEKIFSSAKSVGNESYDFCDQVKERTILFAEDSKAIQKYMGMVFEQLGLKYQSFDNGRLLLNYLDSLEDTSSVSMVFTDLEMPVASGHTVIKEIRQNKKTSALPIIVHTSMTSENNSREVLSMGADFFVGKVDTALIVETIKKVEEKYFA, encoded by the coding sequence ATGAGTACAACACTAGAACAAGTTGAAAAAACGGCTCAGCTTAGTAAGAACAATCAGCTGAGCCTGATGGTTTTCCAAGTTCAGTTCCCAAGAGAAGGGTATGAGCCACCTTATTATGGAATGAATGTATTTAAAGTTAGAGAAGTCCTTGAGGGACGCGCCTTTGAAGTCTCTGAAATGCCTGAAGCCAATCCTTTGATAGAAGGAATGGTTGAATTACGGGGCGTCTACCTTCCTGTTATTGATTTGCCGAAATGGATGGGCTTTGATATGACCGAGGAAGAAAAAGAAAAGTCCATCATTATCGTATCTGATTTCAGTCATAATTTTGTTGGATTGAGGGTCGCCCACATTCATGGTGTTGAAGAAAAGAACTGGTCAGATATCAAGCCAGCATCAAACTACAATATCAATGTAAATACCAATCAAGTAATCAACCACACCTACCTCGAAAACAGTGACAAGCTTTGCTTCATCCTAGATATTGAAAAGCTACTAATTGAAGCTATGCCTACTATGGCTGAAAAAATCTTTTCTTCAGCAAAATCGGTGGGTAATGAAAGTTATGATTTTTGTGATCAAGTTAAAGAGAGAACCATTCTCTTTGCTGAGGACAGCAAGGCAATACAAAAATACATGGGCATGGTGTTTGAGCAGTTAGGGTTGAAATATCAATCGTTTGATAATGGTAGGTTGTTGTTGAACTACTTGGATAGTCTTGAAGATACGAGCAGTGTTTCAATGGTTTTTACCGACCTGGAGATGCCAGTTGCTTCAGGGCACACAGTGATTAAAGAAATCCGCCAAAATAAAAAGACAAGTGCGCTACCGATTATTGTTCATACCTCTATGACCAGTGAAAACAATAGCCGAGAAGTACTTTCGATGGGGGCTGACTTTTTTGTAGGGAAGGTCGATACTGCTTTAATCGTCGAGACCATCAAAAAGGTCGAGGAAAAGTATTTTGCATAA
- the rnhB gene encoding ribonuclease HII: MLMDLDYQLDLPVERLVGVDEVGRGPLVGNVVAAAVILPADCNLRLVDSKKLSEQKLRLLSDEIKSVALDYVIASASPDEIDELNILHATMLAMKRAVDGLKLDFDKVLVDGNRCPKIDYACEAVVKGDAKVPSISAASILAKVARDEEMIELDKMYPQYGYARHKGYPTKMHLEAIEMHGLIDGYRQSFKPIKSLLENGSI, from the coding sequence ATGTTGATGGACTTGGATTACCAGCTTGACTTACCTGTTGAACGTTTGGTGGGCGTTGATGAAGTTGGAAGAGGCCCTCTCGTTGGAAATGTGGTTGCGGCGGCAGTTATTTTGCCGGCAGACTGCAATTTGCGACTAGTCGACTCCAAAAAACTTAGTGAGCAAAAACTTAGACTGTTGTCTGATGAAATTAAATCAGTTGCCCTGGATTATGTGATTGCCTCTGCATCACCTGATGAAATTGACGAGTTGAATATTCTCCATGCCACGATGTTGGCAATGAAGAGAGCTGTAGATGGCTTGAAGCTGGACTTCGATAAAGTTCTGGTTGACGGGAATAGATGTCCGAAAATCGACTATGCATGTGAAGCGGTGGTAAAAGGGGATGCTAAAGTTCCCTCAATCAGTGCGGCTTCGATATTGGCCAAAGTTGCACGTGATGAAGAGATGATTGAGTTGGATAAAATGTACCCTCAATATGGTTATGCCAGGCATAAAGGGTATCCGACAAAAATGCATTTGGAAGCAATTGAAATGCACGGTTTGATTGATGGATATCGGCAAAGTTTTAAGCCAATAAAATCCCTTTTGGAGAACGGAAGCATTTGA
- the lpxB gene encoding lipid-A-disaccharide synthase → MTEAEKPVFAMIAGEASGDLLAAGLIKSLKRRYSGARFIGIGGPRMIAEGFESLYPMEKLSVMGFSEVLKHLPELLKIRKEIIQTLLQLKPNVFIGIDAPDFNFKVEETLKKSGITSVHYVGPSVWAWREKRLNKIKHQVDGVLVLFPFEIPYYDKYDIPVKFVGHPLANQIPETSDVQDARNTLRLPLEANITGLMPGSRMSEINMMAEVYVKAAVILAKIYPDMIFIVPCVHDKARQRIQEAVDKYGKELNVHLFDRQSDKVIAASNQLIVTSGTATLEVALHKKPLVLAIKLHQISYWIMKSLATTQWIGLPNILAQRSIVPELIQQDATPEKIAHALGVLISTPELRQQQIEAFEQQYKQLKQNASELAADAIESWADLKR, encoded by the coding sequence ATGACTGAAGCCGAAAAGCCTGTTTTTGCAATGATTGCAGGCGAAGCTTCGGGAGATTTATTGGCGGCAGGGTTAATAAAATCCCTTAAGCGCCGTTATTCTGGTGCTAGGTTTATTGGTATCGGTGGTCCAAGAATGATCGCGGAAGGCTTTGAAAGCCTGTATCCAATGGAAAAACTTTCTGTGATGGGGTTTTCTGAGGTCCTCAAGCACTTGCCAGAACTGCTTAAAATTCGTAAAGAGATTATTCAAACTCTCTTACAATTAAAGCCAAATGTGTTTATTGGTATTGATGCGCCAGACTTTAATTTTAAAGTTGAAGAAACCCTGAAAAAGTCTGGGATAACATCTGTACATTATGTAGGTCCATCGGTTTGGGCATGGCGAGAAAAGCGCTTAAACAAAATTAAGCACCAAGTAGACGGCGTGCTGGTTTTGTTTCCTTTTGAAATTCCTTACTATGATAAATATGATATTCCAGTAAAGTTTGTAGGACATCCGTTAGCGAATCAGATTCCCGAAACATCTGATGTGCAGGATGCTAGAAATACACTTCGTTTGCCCTTAGAGGCAAATATAACTGGGCTTATGCCTGGTTCAAGAATGTCTGAAATCAATATGATGGCTGAAGTTTATGTTAAGGCTGCGGTGATCCTTGCGAAAATCTATCCGGATATGATATTTATTGTTCCTTGTGTGCATGACAAAGCAAGACAACGCATTCAAGAAGCTGTCGACAAGTATGGCAAGGAATTGAATGTTCACCTATTTGATCGTCAGTCAGATAAAGTTATTGCCGCCTCAAATCAACTTATTGTTACCTCTGGTACGGCGACATTGGAAGTCGCGCTACACAAGAAACCATTGGTCTTGGCAATCAAGTTACATCAAATTTCTTATTGGATAATGAAGTCTTTGGCAACCACTCAATGGATAGGTTTGCCAAATATTTTGGCACAAAGGTCTATCGTTCCTGAATTAATACAACAAGATGCGACGCCTGAAAAAATAGCCCATGCATTAGGCGTTTTAATCTCTACACCAGAGTTGAGACAGCAGCAAATTGAAGCTTTTGAGCAACAGTATAAACAACTCAAGCAGAATGCATCTGAACTGGCAGCGGATGCTATTGAGTCTTGGGCCGACTTAAAAAGATAA